One Glycine max cultivar Williams 82 chromosome 8, Glycine_max_v4.0, whole genome shotgun sequence genomic window, TTGCTCTCTGATATGCAGAGGTCACGAAGAAGATCGTGAATCCGACATGTCTTGACACCACCATCACTCCTCCTACTCGCCACTTGCACCAGGCTGCGATCCACCAGCTCATCCAAGTAGTAGTCACCAACATCTTCTATCTCTGCTGTACTCAGGATTCCAGGTTTTTGTGGATGTATGAACCCTTCAGCTGTCCATAGTTGGATCAATTGCCTTGCACTGATCTCATAGTCTTCGGGATAGATTCCAAAATACAGAAAGCATGGCTTTAATCTTTGAGGCAAGCTGTCATAGCTCAGCTTCAGTATATCCATCACTTGAGTCTTTTCTTGTGTAAGATGCCAACTCACTTCCTTGATTCTCTTCCACTCTCTTTCTGATTTCTCCTTCCTGGCAACAAGTCCTGCCAAAACAACTATGGCAAGTGGTAAACCTCCACAAATTTCAACAATGGATCTACCCAGAGGCTGTAGATTAGAAGGACATTCTTCACCTCGAAACACCTTCTTAGAGAACAGTTCCCAACTTTCGCCTTTATTAAGGAAGGGAAGGTAGTAGGGAGACTTTGTTCCTATATAGTATGCCACCTCCTTGTCGCGACTTGTTATTAGTATTCTGCTACCTCTTTGGTCATCTGGAAAGGCGCCTTTAACCTCATCCCATACTTGTGTTTCCCAGATGTCATCAAGCACTACCAGGTACTTTTTCCCCTTCAACCATTCTGCTACCTTCTTCTTCAATTCTTCCTCACTTATATCTTCGCCTCCTCCatccattcttttcttgaacaAATCATTATATTCATCCGTGGACAGCAAACACTTGAGAAGGCTCAGCAAAAGCTCTCTAGCTCTATAATCATTGGACACATAACCCCATGCACGACAAGTAAACAATTCACTCACCTGATTGTTGTTATAGATCTTTCTGGCAAGAGTGGTCTTACCCAACCCTCCCATTCCAATTATGGAAACAACTTTACGACAtgaatcactttccatggtgagttGCTTAATTACCACACTTGAGTCATGCACTAAGCCCACTACATCTTCTTCCTCCACATCTCTCCTTCTCTTGCGGAGTgtttcagcttcttcttcttcgcttTTGTATTCACTTTCTCTGATGCCATACCTCTCCTTGTTCTTGTAAATCTCATCAATACAGATCTTGATTTTTTCTATCTCGGCGTCGACTTTGTGCAGCACCATGAACCGTTCTTTGAAGTGGAATAACATGCTCAGTGTGTTTCTGGTTCTGTGTTTGGTGATGTTGGCAATGTAAGTGTCAACCACATCCTCAGCTTTGTAGGCAACATCTCTTATTTGGCTCACCACTTCTTTCACAACTTTGTCGTTGGACTTCCCCTCAGAGCTCTTGAGGAAGATGTCTATAAACTTGAGCTCATTGCACAGCGAACTGATTTTGTCCTCCACGCCAGAAAACAGTTTTAGTTCATCCTCAAGAAGCCGTGACAAGTTCTGCAGCAGAAAGGCAACAACACCATCTGCCATTTTTGTGAAACAGAATACACAGAAAGattgaaataatttatcataaacaatACGCGTCACAAACTGCAAGTGGCAAGGAAGTTATCACAAACATTATTAATTGCGGTGTGGTGTAGCAGTCAATACGTGTGGACcgacatttttaaatttggtttgactttcattttttctttttacgttAATGTAAGAGAATGGGTGTCTTTTAATATGCTAAGGTTGTTAAATATTGCATGATGaacttgaactttgaagtgaTTTTTTGCAAGTGAAGCAAATGAATAGTCGCCAGATACTAGCTGCGTTAATAACGGGGATCAAAACTTAATTTATGCGTGTGTAcagaaattaaaacttataatttttttttcgtatatgaaaaaattataaagacaaCCATGAGGGCCAAAATATCAATCAAAcctaattattttaatcttgtttACTAAATTAGTACGGAGAATAAATCCAGTTTGCATTGACAGAACTTGACTCCAACTCCACTTCCTGTCACGTTTATTTTTTGAAGTCCGGTGTTCCATGTCAAGTTTTATCATGAAGTGAATAAATTCCTACACTAGTCTTTAACTTGTAAACATTAGTCTATTTAATTCCTAATTTTCTAGAATCCTCATTAAAAACTATAGTAACTAACACTTAACAATTTCGGGAACTGAATTCCAAATTTATTTTGGCATGTTACTATCCTTAATTCCCTCATACCTTCGTGGGTTAATTAGTACTCTGTACACCTTCCGAACAGCACACTTAGattaaaaattgtttctttTAACAAGGTCGAAGCAGACTCCTTCCCTCGGATGACATTGTTATCGCTGTacccaaaaataaataagttttttttttaaaataacttatccttgttaaaattaagttaaaatcatgaaataatataaattaaatcaaaaggtAAATACAGTTTTACTGGTATACCTTAAAGACAAATTTCCTTCAGAGTAAGATTTCCACACAAAACCCACAATAGGATCACACAGACAACAATATCATTAATCTCTGACAGCAACACAACATGGAGGTACAAAAACCTGACTCAGGTCCATAAGAAATAAATCCAattcttttcagttttcactACTGACTAAATTGGAAACTATAACCTAAGAATGATGCAAATGAAAAACGGCAGATTTCAGAACAGACTATATAATATTAATCTAGAGACTTGGATCTACAAAAACTCCAAATCTACCAAATATACAGAGAAGGAAAATGACCtccagcaacaaaaaaaaaaagcccggTACCCCTTTTCCTCcagataagaaatatatattacgcgccccccccccccctcaaatGCTGTCGAAGGAAATGGAAgataaataatgaaaagaatATTGGCAGAAA contains:
- the LOC100801950 gene encoding putative disease resistance RPP13-like protein 3, encoding MADGVVAFLLQNLSRLLEDELKLFSGVEDKISSLCNELKFIDIFLKSSEGKSNDKVVKEVVSQIRDVAYKAEDVVDTYIANITKHRTRNTLSMLFHFKERFMVLHKVDAEIEKIKICIDEIYKNKERYGIRESEYKSEEEEAETLRKRRRDVEEEDVVGLVHDSSVVIKQLTMESDSCRKVVSIIGMGGLGKTTLARKIYNNNQVSELFTCRAWGYVSNDYRARELLLSLLKCLLSTDEYNDLFKKRMDGGGEDISEEELKKKVAEWLKGKKYLVVLDDIWETQVWDEVKGAFPDDQRGSRILITSRDKEVAYYIGTKSPYYLPFLNKGESWELFSKKVFRGEECPSNLQPLGRSIVEICGGLPLAIVVLAGLVARKEKSEREWKRIKEVSWHLTQEKTQVMDILKLSYDSLPQRLKPCFLYFGIYPEDYEISARQLIQLWTAEGFIHPQKPGILSTAEIEDVGDYYLDELVDRSLVQVASRRSDGGVKTCRIHDLLRDLCISESKSCKFLEVCTEVNIDTLSLSNPRRLSLQCKARPNICTKKFNQSYTRSLFFFSEIMHTRGIPKSIKNARVLYSKSKGAMNYSLHSTFKTMIHLRYLRIDTGVSHIPASIGNLRNLETLDVRYKETVSSEIWKLKQLRHLYLRGGAKLPEVARERKVNLQTLWLRAFDRQMVSMMNKDMYVNDIFPRLRKLVLHYPFHRPSHEQLPTVRLPSLHHLCNLHSLKIIDFLELPPDKNAFPSHLTKITWKQIHVGSDFSLMSTLGWLTNLQILKMGRQCSDVLFDLNVGAGEFPQLQVFQMRGMKLRSWRLDKSAMPHLQHLLIEGCEYLNDLPEEVWSLTTLRKVHVLWPSERLANRLQNVKLKNGCKLIISNAPPNGQSDQNALTHSVSVDA